In one window of Desulfovermiculus halophilus DSM 18834 DNA:
- the ilvD gene encoding dihydroxy-acid dehydratase, with amino-acid sequence MRSQKMTSGLEKSPHRSLLHALGLTRDEVQRPLIGIVNAASEVVPGHIHLDRIAQAAKDGVRMAGGVPLEFPAIGVCDGLAMNHEGMRMSLPSREVIADSIELMATAHPFDALICIPNCDKIVPAMLMAMLRLNIPAVCVSGGPMLAGSHQGQSIDLISVFEAVGKVRHGDMSPEDLAGLEENACPGCGSCSGMFTANSMNCLSEAIGLALPGNGTVPAVHASRIRLAKESGMQVMHLLEQGIRPRDIVTQDSVHNAIAVDMALGGSTNTVLHLPAIFSEAGLNVTLDIFDRISQATPNLCRLSPAGPHHIQDLHQAGGIPGVMAELAGNGLLKGHCLTATGHTVHENLDHLKAANQNPEVIRPVDSPHHPQGGIAILYGNLAPDGCVVKQSAVAREMLVREGEAVVFDSEEEATEAILNAEIRPGHIVVIRYEGPKGGPGMREMLTPTSAIAGMGLDREVALITDGRFSGGTRGAAIGHISPEAANGGLIGLIRNQDRIKVDIPNRSLELLVDEQELESRRESFAPKSKPVSSAFLRRYAQHATSAAHGAVFCDPEQSI; translated from the coding sequence ATGCGTAGTCAGAAAATGACCTCCGGCCTGGAAAAGAGTCCTCATCGATCCCTCCTGCACGCCCTGGGCCTGACCCGGGACGAGGTTCAGCGCCCCCTGATCGGGATCGTTAATGCCGCCAGCGAGGTGGTCCCGGGGCACATCCACCTGGACCGCATAGCCCAGGCTGCCAAGGACGGGGTGAGAATGGCCGGCGGTGTGCCGCTGGAGTTTCCGGCCATAGGCGTCTGCGACGGCCTGGCCATGAACCATGAAGGAATGCGGATGAGCCTTCCCAGCCGGGAGGTCATCGCCGACTCCATTGAGCTTATGGCCACAGCCCACCCTTTCGACGCCCTGATCTGCATTCCCAACTGCGACAAGATCGTTCCCGCAATGCTTATGGCCATGCTCCGCTTGAACATACCTGCCGTATGCGTCAGCGGCGGCCCTATGCTGGCCGGGTCCCACCAGGGACAAAGCATTGACCTGATCAGCGTCTTTGAGGCTGTGGGCAAGGTGCGTCACGGGGACATGTCCCCCGAGGACCTCGCTGGTCTGGAAGAAAACGCCTGTCCTGGTTGCGGGAGCTGTTCCGGAATGTTCACCGCCAACTCCATGAACTGCCTTTCCGAGGCCATCGGCCTGGCGTTGCCCGGCAACGGAACCGTCCCCGCAGTCCATGCGTCCAGGATCAGGCTGGCCAAGGAATCCGGGATGCAGGTCATGCACCTTTTGGAACAGGGTATACGGCCCAGAGACATCGTTACCCAGGACAGCGTGCATAACGCAATTGCAGTGGACATGGCCCTTGGCGGCTCCACGAACACCGTCCTCCATCTTCCGGCTATTTTTTCCGAGGCCGGGCTCAATGTGACCTTGGACATCTTTGACCGCATCTCCCAGGCCACACCCAACCTCTGCCGTCTGTCCCCGGCCGGCCCCCACCATATTCAGGACCTGCATCAGGCCGGAGGAATCCCTGGAGTCATGGCCGAATTGGCGGGCAACGGACTGCTCAAAGGCCATTGCCTTACGGCCACCGGGCATACAGTCCACGAGAACCTGGACCATCTGAAAGCGGCAAACCAAAATCCCGAGGTCATCCGGCCTGTGGATTCCCCGCATCACCCCCAGGGTGGGATTGCCATCTTGTATGGAAACCTGGCTCCGGACGGCTGTGTGGTCAAGCAGTCGGCCGTGGCCAGGGAAATGCTGGTCCGGGAGGGAGAAGCCGTGGTATTTGACAGTGAGGAAGAGGCCACAGAGGCCATCTTAAACGCTGAGATCAGGCCGGGACATATCGTTGTCATCCGCTATGAAGGACCCAAGGGCGGCCCGGGAATGCGGGAAATGCTCACTCCAACCTCGGCCATTGCCGGCATGGGGCTGGACCGGGAGGTGGCCCTGATAACCGACGGCCGGTTCAGCGGAGGCACCCGGGGGGCAGCCATCGGGCATATCTCCCCGGAAGCAGCCAATGGCGGACTGATCGGACTGATCAGAAATCAGGATCGGATCAAGGTCGATATCCCCAACCGCTCTCTTGAACTGCTCGTCGACGAGCAGGAGCTGGAGTCCAGGCGAGAATCATTTGCCCCCAAATCCAAGCCTGTGTCCTCCGCTTTCTTGCGCCGCTATGCCCAGCATGCCACCTCGGCTGCCCACGGCGCGGTCTTTTGCGATCCGGAGCAGTCCATATAA
- the glp gene encoding gephyrin-like molybdotransferase Glp — MNKGFFEVKSVAECRDILASFEPVADTEDISSDQALDRVAAGDILAGEDIPGFNRSSMDGFALRAGDSFGAGEGTPVYLELKARMAVDEAPQWTLGPRECAQVLTGGSLPPGADAVVMWEHVREIAEDEVEIFRAVSPGENVMLQGEDCQWNQTVVPDGTRLRPQELGVLSALGILRTTVRRRPRVAILSTGDELVPVQETPPAGKIRDVNSSTLAAWCVKAGCIPEPMGIIPDRLDDLHQGVSAAVQKADCVLLSGGSSLGARDLSIEVISGLDQGRVLVHGVAMSPGKPTILAAAGRVPIIGLPGQVTSAQVVMYVLGLPFLAHLSGVSGALEQKAQARLRARAGRNIPSQQGREDYVRVRLLRSDHERLLAEPVLAKSGLLRSLLRADGLLPIPASCEGVRAGEECEVLLL; from the coding sequence ATGAACAAGGGATTTTTCGAGGTCAAAAGCGTTGCCGAATGCCGGGACATACTGGCCTCTTTCGAACCGGTCGCGGATACAGAGGACATAAGCTCCGATCAGGCCCTGGACAGGGTTGCGGCCGGTGATATTCTCGCCGGCGAGGATATACCGGGCTTTAATCGATCCAGCATGGACGGGTTCGCTCTGCGGGCCGGGGACAGCTTCGGGGCCGGGGAGGGGACCCCGGTGTACCTGGAGCTAAAAGCCAGGATGGCCGTGGATGAGGCTCCCCAATGGACCCTTGGGCCCAGAGAATGCGCTCAGGTCCTGACCGGGGGCAGCCTCCCTCCAGGTGCGGACGCTGTGGTTATGTGGGAGCATGTCAGGGAGATAGCCGAGGATGAAGTCGAGATATTCCGAGCTGTGAGCCCCGGCGAAAATGTGATGCTGCAGGGCGAGGACTGTCAATGGAACCAGACGGTTGTTCCGGACGGAACCAGGCTTCGGCCCCAGGAGCTTGGCGTCCTCTCCGCTCTGGGGATACTCCGGACAACGGTCCGTCGCCGGCCGCGGGTGGCCATCCTGTCCACCGGAGACGAGCTGGTGCCTGTCCAGGAAACCCCTCCTGCGGGCAAGATACGGGATGTGAACTCGTCCACCCTTGCCGCCTGGTGCGTGAAAGCCGGATGCATCCCGGAACCAATGGGGATCATCCCCGACAGGCTCGATGACCTGCACCAAGGGGTGAGCGCAGCAGTTCAAAAGGCGGACTGCGTCCTGTTGTCCGGAGGGAGCTCACTCGGGGCGAGGGACTTGAGCATTGAGGTCATTTCCGGCCTGGACCAGGGAAGAGTCCTGGTCCACGGAGTGGCCATGAGTCCGGGCAAGCCGACGATATTGGCCGCAGCCGGCAGAGTGCCCATCATCGGCCTTCCCGGGCAGGTCACCTCGGCCCAGGTGGTCATGTACGTCTTGGGGCTTCCTTTTCTGGCCCATTTAAGCGGGGTGAGCGGTGCCCTGGAGCAAAAAGCGCAGGCCAGGCTGAGGGCCCGGGCCGGACGCAACATTCCCTCCCAGCAGGGCCGGGAGGACTATGTACGGGTCAGGCTGCTTCGGTCCGATCATGAGCGGCTTTTGGCTGAACCGGTGCTGGCCAAGTCCGGTCTGCTCCGCAGCCTGCTCCGGGCCGACGGTTTGCTGCCCATCCCGGCATCCTGCGAAGGAGTGAGGGCTGGAGAAGAGTGTGAGGTGCTGCTTTTGTGA
- a CDS encoding ParB/RepB/Spo0J family partition protein, whose amino-acid sequence MAGTGRGLGKGLDALFNPSQPQEQDASSQGIQELEANRIDPNPEQPRQSISQDSLDELAQSIAEQGLLQPLLVRPHPAQEGRYQIIAGERRWRACQLAGLQLVPALIRDLSDSQTLVFGLVENLQRQDLNPVEEARALARLLRELDVSQDELARRIGRSRSAVANSLRLLHLQPAILSALAEGRISSGQARTLLAVPDQEARMHLFEACIDKQLTVRQLEHAVNSWKATGCFPPPVGSKPGPRQDQSGFSPTRTALQQALTQRLEAGVQVKGERSKGRITLAYSSEDELRDLVRKLGVDPDTCFT is encoded by the coding sequence ATGGCCGGGACAGGCAGAGGTTTGGGCAAGGGTCTGGATGCACTTTTTAATCCATCCCAGCCCCAGGAGCAAGATGCCTCCAGCCAGGGGATCCAAGAACTCGAAGCCAACCGGATAGACCCCAATCCGGAACAGCCCCGACAGTCAATCAGCCAGGACAGCCTCGACGAGTTGGCCCAGTCAATCGCCGAGCAGGGCCTGCTTCAGCCCCTGCTGGTCCGGCCCCATCCGGCCCAGGAAGGGCGATACCAGATCATAGCCGGAGAACGGCGGTGGCGGGCCTGCCAGCTGGCCGGGCTTCAGCTCGTACCGGCCCTTATCCGGGATCTCTCGGACAGCCAGACCCTGGTTTTCGGCCTGGTGGAAAACCTGCAGCGCCAGGACCTCAACCCGGTTGAAGAGGCCCGGGCCCTGGCCCGACTCCTCAGGGAACTCGACGTCTCCCAGGACGAGCTGGCCCGGCGGATAGGACGCAGCCGTTCAGCCGTGGCCAACAGCCTGCGCCTGCTCCATCTCCAGCCCGCTATCCTGTCCGCCCTGGCCGAGGGACGAATCAGCTCCGGGCAGGCCAGGACGCTGCTGGCCGTTCCGGACCAAGAGGCCAGGATGCATCTTTTCGAGGCCTGTATCGATAAACAGCTCACAGTCCGTCAGTTGGAGCATGCCGTGAACTCCTGGAAGGCCACCGGTTGTTTCCCTCCACCTGTCGGCTCAAAACCCGGGCCGCGTCAGGATCAAAGCGGATTCTCCCCGACCAGGACAGCCTTGCAGCAGGCCTTGACCCAGAGGCTTGAAGCCGGGGTCCAGGTCAAGGGGGAAAGGAGCAAGGGCCGAATCACCCTGGCCTATAGCTCAGAGGACGAATTGCGGGACCTGGTGCGCAAGCTCGGTGTGGATCCGGACACATGTTTCACGTGA
- the queA gene encoding tRNA preQ1(34) S-adenosylmethionine ribosyltransferase-isomerase QueA, translated as MTRDKTDHLPVDYDLESYAFDLPSEQIAQAPCEDRQGSRLLILDRTSGSIRHEQFSRLGDFLPPRSVIVTNVSKVIPARLHGRKRTTQGKVEFLLLTPLPAVECSRIKDGNYRARVEGLLRPAKGLRPGSRVDLPGEIKLQVEAVHDFGRSTVLLEWKGDLAAILASCGSLPLPPYIRRPEGPEDRDRYQTVYARAEGLGSVAAPTAGLHFTRGHIRNLQAQGHTFVDLILYVGYGTFTPIRVRDIRTHRMHAELMQISEQSARTLQQASAAGRPIVAVGTTSVRALESAYARFGEIRAFCGWTDLYLYPGASFGVVDHLLTNFHLPRSSLILMVAAFAGRQQVLDAYEQAVASGYRFFSYGDAMFIK; from the coding sequence ATGACAAGGGACAAAACTGACCATCTGCCTGTGGATTACGATCTGGAAAGCTATGCCTTTGACCTGCCTTCCGAACAGATTGCGCAGGCCCCGTGCGAAGACCGGCAGGGGTCACGGCTGTTGATTCTGGACCGGACCTCGGGGAGTATTCGGCACGAACAGTTCTCACGCCTGGGGGATTTCTTGCCCCCAAGAAGCGTTATTGTCACCAATGTGAGTAAGGTTATACCGGCCAGACTGCATGGACGCAAGAGGACAACCCAGGGTAAGGTTGAGTTTTTGCTCCTGACCCCGCTTCCGGCTGTTGAATGCTCCAGGATCAAGGACGGGAACTACCGGGCCAGGGTGGAAGGTCTGCTCCGCCCGGCGAAGGGGTTGCGCCCAGGGAGCCGGGTGGACCTGCCCGGAGAGATAAAGCTGCAGGTGGAGGCGGTCCATGACTTCGGCCGGAGTACGGTGCTCTTGGAATGGAAAGGAGATTTAGCCGCCATCCTGGCCAGTTGCGGGAGCCTTCCTTTGCCCCCGTACATTCGGCGGCCGGAGGGACCGGAGGACAGAGACCGGTACCAGACCGTCTACGCCCGGGCCGAGGGGCTGGGCTCTGTGGCCGCTCCAACGGCCGGGCTGCATTTTACCCGGGGACACATCCGGAATCTGCAGGCCCAGGGACATACCTTTGTGGACCTCATCCTGTACGTCGGCTACGGGACATTTACTCCAATCCGGGTCAGAGACATCCGCACCCACCGGATGCATGCCGAGCTGATGCAGATTTCGGAGCAGTCTGCGCGGACCTTGCAGCAGGCATCAGCTGCAGGGCGGCCCATCGTGGCCGTGGGGACCACCAGCGTCCGGGCCCTGGAGAGCGCGTATGCCCGTTTCGGCGAGATCCGGGCTTTCTGCGGCTGGACGGATCTGTACCTGTATCCCGGGGCATCGTTTGGGGTGGTTGATCATTTGCTCACAAACTTTCATCTTCCCCGGTCCTCGCTTATATTGATGGTTGCCGCATTTGCGGGAAGACAGCAGGTCCTGGACGCCTATGAACAGGCGGTGGCCAGCGGGTACAGATTCTTTTCCTATGGAGACGCCATGTTCATCAAATAG
- a CDS encoding cell division protein FtsX, whose protein sequence is MFLRMLGSELISWKYIRTEQFIALFGVSLIVFLALTAYVGSKCIHSLAASSTADIQMQVFWSADANQDQVNQAWESIEEMQAVLGITTYTPDQALAEMTSSIGPDLNLSWVEDNPLPPTAVLQVGLGSAQTAQALAKEIRGLSGVDAVHTSPLEVTTAAAWQQITSTVLWPLITVLLLTQAVLLANTVRLTIAKVQADIQVLRLVGATRIACQAPILARMLGLTLAGTTLALGGAAIIHWQISSVLSAPPFHHPCPFVSWPELAGMYAGVCAVSALSCIFAIRTNGM, encoded by the coding sequence ATGTTCCTCCGAATGCTGGGCTCTGAGCTGATCAGCTGGAAATATATTCGCACTGAGCAATTCATTGCTCTTTTCGGGGTCAGCCTTATTGTGTTTCTGGCCCTCACCGCCTATGTGGGGTCAAAATGTATCCACTCCCTGGCGGCCTCCTCCACGGCCGACATCCAGATGCAGGTCTTCTGGTCTGCGGATGCGAACCAGGACCAGGTAAACCAGGCCTGGGAAAGCATCGAAGAGATGCAGGCGGTGCTCGGGATCACAACCTATACTCCGGACCAGGCCTTGGCCGAAATGACCTCCAGCATCGGCCCGGACCTGAACCTGTCCTGGGTGGAGGACAACCCCCTGCCCCCAACTGCCGTCCTCCAGGTCGGCCTTGGCTCAGCCCAAACCGCGCAGGCACTCGCGAAAGAAATTCGCGGCCTTTCAGGCGTGGATGCGGTGCATACCAGCCCTCTGGAAGTCACCACCGCCGCCGCCTGGCAGCAGATAACCTCAACCGTCCTCTGGCCCTTGATCACTGTATTGCTCCTGACCCAGGCCGTGCTCCTGGCCAATACCGTTCGGCTGACCATTGCCAAGGTCCAGGCCGACATCCAGGTCCTACGTCTGGTAGGGGCCACCCGGATTGCCTGTCAGGCCCCCATTCTGGCTCGAATGCTGGGCCTTACCCTGGCCGGGACAACTCTTGCCCTGGGCGGGGCCGCAATCATCCACTGGCAGATCAGCTCCGTGCTGTCCGCACCCCCCTTCCATCATCCCTGCCCCTTTGTTTCCTGGCCGGAACTGGCGGGGATGTATGCAGGCGTGTGCGCGGTCTCCGCCCTGAGCTGCATCTTTGCCATCCGCACCAATGGAATGTAG
- the coaBC gene encoding bifunctional phosphopantothenoylcysteine decarboxylase/phosphopantothenate--cysteine ligase CoaBC, translated as MIPDHYYLSTVAGARLHLGICGSIAAYKALDLCRAFQKFGLRVGATLTRAGAEFITPLSLTALGVQPVYTRLFAPGDDVYAHLEPGQESRAFLVAPASANTLGKLASGLADTMLSCQLLAAPCPIVLAPAMNPNLWEAEATQENVHRLEQRDSVHLIPPDRGLVACGDQGAGRLASGPEIFWKTLQSMTGSDLQGRRVLITFGPTREFWDPVRYWSNPSSGKMGAAMALTAWLRGADVHCVCGPNSQWLPQGIVRTEVTTAREMFEACMDIWPRADIGCLTAAVCDFRPAACSDQKIKKSAHQKDGLSIPFAPNPDILRTLGEHKREGQTLIGFAAESEADHDHLVQDKIQTKHLNCIVANRITQSGTGFNAAQNSVTVHFPDQQKTPLPTMSKADVAWKIWDLICAK; from the coding sequence ATGATCCCAGACCACTACTATTTGTCCACCGTCGCAGGGGCCCGGCTCCATCTGGGCATCTGCGGCAGCATCGCCGCGTACAAGGCCCTGGATCTCTGCCGGGCCTTTCAGAAGTTCGGACTCCGAGTGGGTGCGACCCTGACCCGGGCCGGGGCTGAATTCATCACTCCGCTGTCCTTGACCGCCCTGGGGGTGCAGCCGGTCTATACCCGGCTGTTCGCCCCCGGCGACGACGTCTACGCCCACCTGGAGCCAGGGCAGGAGAGCCGGGCCTTTCTTGTGGCTCCGGCCAGCGCCAACACCCTGGGCAAACTGGCCTCCGGCCTGGCGGATACCATGCTTTCCTGTCAGCTGCTGGCTGCCCCCTGTCCCATTGTCCTTGCCCCGGCCATGAACCCCAACCTGTGGGAGGCCGAGGCAACGCAGGAGAATGTTCACCGCCTGGAGCAAAGGGACTCCGTCCATCTTATCCCCCCGGACCGGGGGCTGGTGGCCTGCGGAGACCAGGGAGCCGGACGCCTGGCCAGCGGCCCCGAGATATTCTGGAAAACCCTGCAGAGCATGACCGGATCCGACCTCCAGGGCCGCAGGGTGCTGATCACTTTTGGCCCGACCCGGGAGTTCTGGGATCCGGTCCGCTATTGGTCCAACCCGTCCTCCGGGAAAATGGGCGCTGCAATGGCCTTGACCGCATGGCTGCGGGGAGCGGATGTACACTGTGTCTGCGGCCCGAACAGCCAATGGCTGCCCCAGGGGATCGTTCGGACCGAGGTTACCACCGCCCGGGAGATGTTTGAGGCCTGCATGGATATCTGGCCCCGGGCCGACATCGGATGCCTCACCGCCGCTGTCTGTGATTTTCGGCCGGCAGCGTGCTCGGACCAGAAGATCAAAAAAAGCGCCCACCAGAAGGACGGACTGAGCATACCCTTTGCGCCCAACCCGGACATTCTGCGGACCTTGGGAGAGCACAAGCGGGAGGGCCAGACACTGATCGGCTTTGCCGCCGAATCAGAAGCCGACCATGATCACTTGGTCCAGGACAAGATACAGACCAAGCACCTGAACTGCATTGTGGCCAACCGGATCACCCAATCCGGAACAGGTTTCAATGCCGCCCAGAACTCGGTCACTGTCCACTTTCCCGACCAGCAAAAGACCCCCCTGCCCACAATGAGCAAAGCCGACGTGGCCTGGAAGATATGGGACTTGATCTGCGCGAAGTAA
- a CDS encoding NAD-dependent epimerase, with amino-acid sequence MHILVTGAAGFIGYHLARRLLEDGHSVVGLDNLTPYYSVQLKKNRLAQLNNYSDFTFACSSLEDRNELDALFTAHTFDCVVNLAAQAGVRYSLTNPQAYIDTNLVGFGNILECCRHAGVNHLLFASSSSVYGLNTSMPFSVHDNVDHPISLYAASKKANELMAHTYSYLYGLPCTGLRFFTVYGPWGRPDMALFLFTEAILAGRPIQVFNHGEMERDFTYIDDIVEGVVRVLHRPPEPNPDWSGQTPDPSSSLAPYRLYNIGNNNSVQLMDFIHALEECLGRTARKEYLPLQPGDVPKTYADVQDLIQDVGFQPNTPIQKGIEEFVSWYRWYYNQ; translated from the coding sequence ATGCACATTTTAGTCACTGGTGCCGCCGGGTTCATAGGCTACCATCTGGCCCGCCGCTTGCTGGAAGACGGGCACAGTGTGGTCGGCCTGGACAATCTCACCCCCTACTATTCGGTTCAGCTCAAAAAAAACCGCCTGGCCCAGCTGAACAATTACTCTGATTTTACATTCGCCTGCAGCTCTCTGGAAGACCGCAATGAGCTGGATGCCCTGTTCACGGCCCATACTTTCGACTGTGTAGTCAACCTTGCGGCCCAGGCCGGAGTCCGCTACAGCCTGACAAATCCGCAAGCCTACATCGATACGAACCTGGTCGGTTTCGGCAATATCCTGGAATGTTGCCGCCACGCCGGGGTCAATCACCTGCTTTTTGCTTCCTCCAGCTCCGTATACGGCTTGAACACCAGCATGCCGTTCAGCGTCCACGACAACGTCGACCACCCTATCAGCCTGTACGCGGCCAGCAAAAAGGCCAACGAGCTCATGGCCCATACCTACAGCTACCTGTACGGACTTCCGTGTACCGGCCTGCGGTTCTTTACGGTCTACGGCCCGTGGGGGCGGCCGGATATGGCCCTGTTTCTGTTCACCGAAGCCATCCTTGCCGGCCGCCCCATCCAGGTATTCAATCACGGCGAGATGGAACGGGACTTTACCTACATCGACGATATTGTCGAGGGCGTGGTCCGGGTCCTGCATCGACCGCCTGAACCCAATCCGGACTGGAGCGGCCAGACCCCGGACCCTTCCTCCAGTCTGGCCCCCTACCGCCTCTACAATATCGGCAACAACAACAGTGTGCAGCTCATGGACTTCATCCATGCCCTGGAGGAATGCCTGGGCCGGACCGCCCGCAAGGAATATCTGCCCCTGCAGCCTGGGGATGTGCCCAAGACCTATGCCGATGTCCAGGACCTGATCCAGGATGTCGGCTTTCAGCCCAACACCCCGATCCAAAAAGGGATTGAGGAGTTTGTTTCCTGGTACCGTTGGTACTACAACCAGTAA
- a CDS encoding cell division ATP-binding protein FtsE yields the protein MHSTPTIRLKHLSHSFVSSWALKNISLDVTSGEFVFLTGPSGAGKTTLLCLLHGALPLQRGMASIAGHDLGSLTSSRLHLLRREVTVVFQDFKVLPQRSVRENIALPLVVRGFPSAQIHKRVNAVLRGLSLDGKGHTPCGRLSGGEQQRVAIARSIVVNPKVILADEPTGNLDPELSLRLLDIFGRFNAHGTTVLLATHDQNLIRAMPQARVVHLVDGQLQGEGHVPPNAGL from the coding sequence ATGCACAGCACACCGACAATCCGCCTCAAACATCTGTCCCACTCTTTTGTGTCTTCCTGGGCCCTGAAAAACATCTCCCTGGACGTCACTTCCGGGGAGTTCGTCTTTTTAACCGGTCCGTCCGGCGCAGGAAAGACCACTCTGCTCTGCCTGCTGCACGGCGCCCTGCCCCTGCAAAGAGGCATGGCCAGCATAGCCGGGCATGATCTCGGATCATTAACCAGCAGCCGGCTGCATTTGCTGCGCAGGGAGGTGACGGTTGTATTTCAGGACTTCAAAGTTCTGCCCCAGCGCAGTGTTCGGGAAAACATTGCCCTTCCCCTGGTCGTTCGGGGTTTCCCCTCCGCGCAGATCCACAAGCGGGTCAATGCGGTTCTGCGCGGCCTGAGCCTGGACGGCAAGGGACACACCCCCTGCGGTCGTCTTTCCGGGGGGGAACAGCAGCGGGTCGCCATCGCCAGATCAATTGTGGTCAACCCCAAGGTCATCCTGGCCGACGAGCCCACCGGGAACCTGGATCCAGAGTTATCCCTCCGCCTTTTGGACATCTTCGGGCGGTTTAACGCGCACGGGACCACCGTCCTTCTGGCCACCCACGACCAGAATTTGATCCGGGCCATGCCCCAGGCCAGGGTGGTGCACCTCGTTGACGGCCAGCTGCAAGGAGAAGGCCATGTTCCTCCGAATGCTGGGCTCTGA
- a CDS encoding 4Fe-4S dicluster domain-containing protein has product MSRVEIREERCKGCMLCTTVCPAGILEQSEEMNALGYKVVHMIPGGMEQCKGCAFCAQICPDMVIRVFRTQNNGDGHEE; this is encoded by the coding sequence ATGTCCAGAGTGGAAATACGCGAGGAACGATGCAAGGGATGCATGCTGTGCACGACGGTTTGCCCTGCTGGGATTCTGGAGCAGTCCGAGGAGATGAATGCCCTGGGATACAAGGTTGTGCACATGATTCCTGGAGGAATGGAACAGTGCAAGGGGTGTGCGTTTTGTGCCCAGATCTGTCCGGATATGGTTATCCGGGTCTTTCGGACCCAAAACAACGGGGATGGACATGAGGAGTGA
- a CDS encoding ParA family protein produces the protein MHPVIAIANQKGGVGKTTTAINLAASLAAMEKKVLLVDCDPQANATSGLNIQPDQEQGTVYNALFHPEKTGEMISPTSLPYLFVLPSIQDLVAAELELVDKIGREYYLRDSLGHVLGDFDYVFLDCPPSLGLITVNALCAATHLLIPLQCEYYALEGIAHLMRTYELVKNRLNTPLRLLGVVLTMFDRRNKLSHQVEQEVRSYFQDKVFSSIIPRNVRLSEAPSHGLPALCYDYKSSGSRAYLQLGQELLEDQTSFAAA, from the coding sequence ATGCACCCAGTCATCGCCATCGCCAATCAAAAGGGCGGAGTGGGCAAGACCACAACGGCCATTAATCTCGCCGCCTCCCTGGCGGCGATGGAGAAAAAAGTCCTCCTGGTGGATTGCGATCCCCAGGCCAACGCAACCAGCGGGCTGAACATCCAGCCCGATCAGGAGCAGGGGACAGTCTACAACGCCCTGTTTCACCCGGAAAAGACCGGGGAGATGATCTCCCCCACCAGCCTGCCCTATTTGTTCGTTCTCCCTTCCATCCAGGATTTGGTGGCCGCTGAACTGGAGCTGGTGGACAAAATCGGGCGGGAATACTACCTCAGGGACAGTCTGGGCCATGTGCTCGGCGACTTCGACTATGTCTTCCTGGACTGCCCCCCGTCTCTGGGCCTGATCACGGTCAACGCCCTGTGCGCAGCCACCCATCTGCTCATCCCCCTGCAGTGCGAATACTACGCCCTGGAAGGCATTGCCCATCTCATGCGCACCTACGAGCTGGTCAAGAACCGCCTGAATACTCCACTGCGTCTTCTGGGAGTGGTCCTGACCATGTTCGACCGCCGCAACAAGCTTTCCCACCAGGTGGAACAGGAGGTCAGGTCCTACTTTCAAGACAAGGTCTTCTCCAGCATCATCCCCCGCAATGTCCGCTTGTCCGAGGCTCCGAGCCACGGCCTGCCGGCCCTGTGCTACGACTACAAATCCAGCGGTTCCCGGGCCTACCTGCAGCTGGGGCAAGAGCTGCTGGAAGATCAGACCTCGTTCGCCGCGGCCTGA
- a CDS encoding GAK system XXXCH domain-containing protein: MRLAQIKNDLEAVFNKIKKTSAEGDLPQEEDVKQFVRLCSHMQTYAHEDWAFEADDFLHLAQELLQSVRQEEVQDTIPLIDSLEEAKTYCHRTFRTS; encoded by the coding sequence ATGCGCCTCGCTCAGATCAAAAACGACCTGGAAGCAGTCTTTAACAAGATCAAGAAAACATCGGCAGAAGGTGACCTGCCGCAAGAAGAAGACGTCAAGCAGTTTGTCCGGCTCTGCAGCCATATGCAGACCTATGCCCATGAAGACTGGGCCTTTGAGGCCGACGACTTCCTTCACCTGGCCCAGGAGCTGCTGCAAAGCGTCCGGCAGGAGGAGGTTCAGGACACCATCCCCTTGATTGATTCCCTGGAAGAAGCTAAGACCTATTGTCATCGAACGTTTCGAACTTCATAG